The nucleotide sequence GGACGTAGAACTCCTGCGCGAAATCTCCTTGAAAAGCGGATTGAACATTCTTACGAACACGGGCTATTACGGAGCCGCAGACAACAAGTATCTTCCCAAATGGGCTTTCACCGAAACCGATGAGCAGCTTGCCGCGCGCTGGATCCGGGAATTCGAAGAGGGAATCGAAGGTACCAATGTTCGTCCGGGGTTTATAAAAATCGGCGTAAACAGCGGAAATCTTTCCGAACTACACCAAAAATTGGTGCGGGCGGCAGCCATCACCCACCTGGCTACCGGACTTACCATCTGTTCACACACGGGTCCTGCACTACCTGCCTTTCAGGAAATTGAACTACTCGGAAAGATGGGCGTATCACCCCGTGCTTTTGTGTGGGTACATGCCCAAAATGAAACTGATAAAAATCTATATACCACGGCAGCACGGCAGGGAGCCTGGGTTAGCCTGGACGGAATCGGTTGGGGCGATACGGAGCCTTACGCCGCTTGGATTGCCCAAATGAAATCAGACCGTCAGCTTAACCGTCTGTTGATTTCGCATGATGCCGGTTGGTACCGTCCCGAAGCCGATGATCCAATGGCCAAATTTGTGGGCTATACCCAACTTTTCGACACACTGATACCCTTACTTAGCAAGCGGGGTTTGACCCGACATGATATTGATCAGCTGCTGGTAAAGAATCCTGCTAAAGCTTTCGGGATTATAATTTGGCGACTATGAAACGAAGGGTACCCTACAAACAAGGCGGGCGGCTCGTACATATACGAGCCGCCCGCCTTGTTTGTAGTTCGATAAATTAGAATCCTCTACCGATTATTTACCTGCCTGTGGCATGTACAGATTAAAGAACTGGTCAAGCTTAGGAGTAATGATGATCTCCGTCCGACGGTTCATGCTACGGCTTTCTTTGGTCGTGTTATCACTTTTGGGCATAAACTCACCCCGACCACCGGCAATCATGCGGCTGGCGTCCACACCATATTTTTCTTGCAGGGTACGTACCACCGAGGTAGCACGCTTTACGCTAAGATCCCAGTTGTCTTCCAGATTACCACTGCGGAAGGGTACGTTATCCGTATGGCCTTCCACCAGAATATCGATTTGCTTGTAGTCGTTGAGTATCTTAGCTACTTTACCAAGTACTTCCTGAGCCCGGGGAGTCAGGTCGTACTTACCCGTATTGAACAGCATTTTGTCAGACAGCGATA is from Salmonirosea aquatica and encodes:
- a CDS encoding phosphotriesterase family protein; this translates as MKRRIFLYSAVALPLLGGTKPKARSIQTVLGAIPVSQLGMTLIHEHILVDFIGADKITPTAWDRKRVLESVMPYLEAIKQKGVRSFVDCTPSFLGRDVELLREISLKSGLNILTNTGYYGAADNKYLPKWAFTETDEQLAARWIREFEEGIEGTNVRPGFIKIGVNSGNLSELHQKLVRAAAITHLATGLTICSHTGPALPAFQEIELLGKMGVSPRAFVWVHAQNETDKNLYTTAARQGAWVSLDGIGWGDTEPYAAWIAQMKSDRQLNRLLISHDAGWYRPEADDPMAKFVGYTQLFDTLIPLLSKRGLTRHDIDQLLVKNPAKAFGIIIWRL